From a region of the Candidatus Poribacteria bacterium genome:
- a CDS encoding HlyD family efflux transporter periplasmic adaptor subunit, translating into MKKVIIAAAVVLVLVVAIGWVVLGRGKNGADPSLDKRIEVVERGDFQMRISATGNLEPLIDVEIKSNVEGEIINLHVKNGDRVEKDQVLLELDPELYQEGKKQAQADVAAAQAQVRQAELNIELKNERLDSQLTQADADLKIAEANFETTKATTITQISQAETDVLTTKNSLAQDRIALDQANIALEQAKITLSENEASLRSAKVSLDNAKSELDRNTELFEKGLVSKKALEDAQAQHANSEVQHENAITRVESQKQAITSQERTILTRETAVETREAILAQEERNLQNLKNMRQEAEEEAQLRVENSRTRLQELVETFDNEKLLTQQSRVSAEANKLRRESNLKNEEERLDWTTIRAPMAGLVTLLELEEGEIVTSGRSAFSQSPPIMTIVDPSKMVVKTFINEVDMERLRLHQRAEIKVDAYQTKAYDGNVYEISPSGAEQDNIISFEVMVEVNGSPEELRPGMSADVDIITYEEKGVLMLPIDALINEPSATVTAQVDNTKPYKVNQPIEVQTVSEKIFRGTVTNVGSNDVSISLDSSQRGIRPGPTTLSLLVKGKKQADGIRATINVSKGKAVMLDDGSGKGKRTEVETGMQNETHVIIKSGLKASDRVILQERKPPQGGGFGR; encoded by the coding sequence TTGAAGAAAGTGATTATCGCTGCCGCCGTTGTTTTGGTTCTCGTCGTTGCCATTGGTTGGGTCGTACTGGGGCGCGGGAAAAACGGCGCAGATCCATCTCTGGATAAGAGAATTGAGGTCGTTGAACGCGGCGATTTCCAAATGCGTATTAGTGCAACCGGCAACTTGGAACCGCTTATTGACGTAGAGATAAAATCCAACGTTGAAGGCGAGATTATTAATCTCCATGTTAAAAACGGCGATAGGGTCGAAAAAGACCAAGTATTGCTCGAACTCGATCCAGAACTCTATCAAGAAGGAAAAAAACAGGCACAAGCAGATGTAGCAGCTGCCCAAGCACAAGTTAGGCAAGCAGAATTAAACATAGAACTCAAAAATGAACGGCTTGACAGCCAACTCACGCAGGCTGACGCGGATTTGAAAATCGCTGAAGCAAACTTTGAGACCACCAAAGCCACAACTATAACACAGATCAGTCAGGCAGAAACAGATGTCCTGACCACCAAGAACTCGCTCGCTCAGGATAGAATCGCCTTGGATCAAGCCAACATCGCGCTTGAACAAGCAAAAATTACGTTATCTGAAAATGAAGCATCGCTCAGATCTGCCAAGGTTTCCTTGGATAATGCCAAGTCAGAACTCGATCGCAACACGGAGCTTTTTGAAAAAGGATTGGTTTCCAAAAAGGCATTGGAAGACGCACAAGCGCAGCACGCTAATTCAGAAGTCCAACACGAAAATGCCATAACACGGGTGGAATCACAGAAACAAGCGATCACATCGCAAGAGCGAACAATACTAACACGCGAGACTGCTGTCGAAACACGCGAGGCAATATTGGCACAGGAGGAACGGAATCTTCAAAACCTCAAAAACATGCGACAGGAAGCAGAGGAAGAAGCACAACTCCGCGTCGAGAATTCCAGAACTCGATTACAGGAATTGGTGGAGACTTTCGATAATGAGAAATTGTTGACGCAGCAATCCAGAGTGAGTGCTGAAGCAAATAAACTTCGGAGGGAAAGTAATCTAAAAAATGAAGAAGAACGGCTTGATTGGACGACAATTCGGGCACCGATGGCTGGGCTTGTCACACTCCTTGAACTCGAAGAGGGTGAAATTGTAACTTCTGGACGTTCAGCCTTCTCGCAAAGTCCACCCATTATGACGATTGTTGATCCTTCCAAAATGGTCGTCAAAACCTTCATCAACGAAGTTGATATGGAACGCCTTCGTCTTCATCAACGCGCAGAAATCAAGGTAGATGCCTACCAAACAAAAGCATACGATGGAAATGTCTATGAAATTTCACCCAGCGGCGCGGAACAGGATAACATTATCTCATTTGAAGTGATGGTAGAAGTCAATGGTTCTCCAGAGGAACTTCGTCCCGGCATGAGCGCAGATGTCGACATCATTACCTATGAAGAAAAGGGCGTCTTGATGCTACCGATTGATGCTCTTATAAACGAGCCTTCAGCGACCGTCACTGCGCAAGTTGATAATACCAAACCCTATAAGGTAAATCAGCCGATTGAAGTCCAGACGGTCAGTGAGAAAATTTTCAGGGGCACTGTGACAAATGTTGGTTCTAACGATGTCAGCATTAGTCTTGATAGTTCCCAACGTGGTATTCGTCCGGGTCCAACCACGCTATCTCTTTTGGTGAAGGGTAAAAAGCAAGCAGACGGTATACGCGCCACGATTAATGTGTCGAAGGGAAAAGCCGTTATGCTCGATGACGGTAGCGGCAAAGGCAAGCGGACAGAGGTTGAAACCGGCATGCAGAACGAAACACACGTGATTATCAAAAGCGGCCTCAAGGCGAGCGACCGCGTTATTCTGCAGGAACGGAAACCGCCACAGGGTGGTGGATTTGGTAGATAG
- a CDS encoding GNAT family N-acetyltransferase — protein MAKLTPQECLTLADCLGDTPMTVISTSRLKQGMCDAYIAGRLPDVNAALVFDAFCPDEPCGFGTDAEALWQLLKKTDGWSCINVDNSCAASLGALIEADRGTAIRYYGDVCHALLEPVHCYSNAAVRLLTLGDTARLVQAPAEVQGNGYKTHEAMLTDGIAAGAVVDGNIVAIAHTYAETDLHADIGVSTVEPWRKKGIATAAASLVAQEIQAKGKVPAWSCGEDNLASLRVAQKLGFTEVGRRTYVIPISSK, from the coding sequence ATGGCTAAACTTACACCCCAAGAATGTCTTACGCTGGCAGACTGCCTCGGCGATACGCCGATGACGGTCATCTCCACATCTCGCCTGAAACAAGGGATGTGCGATGCTTACATCGCTGGTAGACTACCGGATGTCAACGCCGCACTCGTCTTTGATGCGTTTTGTCCGGACGAACCGTGTGGTTTCGGCACCGATGCCGAGGCACTGTGGCAACTTTTGAAAAAGACCGACGGATGGAGTTGTATCAACGTTGACAATTCCTGTGCTGCATCTCTCGGCGCCCTTATTGAAGCGGACAGAGGGACAGCGATTCGTTATTACGGCGATGTCTGTCACGCCCTCTTAGAGCCTGTCCATTGCTATTCAAACGCGGCAGTTCGCCTTTTGACATTAGGAGATACTGCACGTCTGGTGCAGGCTCCGGCGGAAGTCCAAGGGAACGGTTACAAAACGCACGAAGCAATGCTAACGGACGGTATTGCCGCTGGAGCCGTTGTGGATGGTAATATTGTCGCTATCGCACATACCTATGCAGAGACCGACCTACATGCCGACATCGGTGTTTCCACAGTCGAGCCGTGGCGTAAAAAAGGAATTGCTACCGCCGCTGCATCCCTCGTCGCACAAGAAATTCAGGCAAAAGGTAAAGTTCCTGCTTGGAGCTGCGGCGAAGACAATTTGGCTTCTCTTCGCGTGGCACAAAAACTGGGCTTCACTGAAGTTGGACGGCGTACCTACGTCATCCCTATTTCGTCAAAATAG
- a CDS encoding DegT/DnrJ/EryC1/StrS family aminotransferase has translation MPARLAIDGGTPVIADSIPGGMHGPSVIDEREINAVTEVLRSGKLFRFVEDSNVASFEKEAAAHLGAKHALMVNSGTSAIICALTGVGIGPGDEVIVPGYTFIATAAAIVGVGAIPVIAEIDDSLGLDIADVERKITPHTKAILPVHMQGVPCRLEAIVELAKKHNLLVVEDCCQCVGGQYKGKYAGTWGDAGAWSLNYYKIISCGEGGLVFSDDYDVYERAAFAAEPGLPMWMSDAEWQNKPFSRQCYRTSEILGAIARVQLSKLEDILGHTRRLKKAFTAELAEKPKGYIRQHVDDPTGECGISAAIIVRDVELAKKYSDALSAEGLRAGTAYNEGFPDRHIYTYWDSILFKHSPDASGYPWKDPRYKGDVEYSRDMCPQTLSILGRALRFGFNVNMQEEHARLMAAAINKVDDALG, from the coding sequence ATGCCAGCACGTTTAGCAATAGATGGCGGCACGCCTGTTATTGCAGATTCTATACCCGGCGGAATGCACGGGCCCAGTGTAATAGATGAGCGTGAGATCAATGCTGTGACTGAGGTCTTGCGCAGTGGGAAACTTTTTCGGTTCGTTGAGGATTCAAATGTAGCCAGTTTTGAGAAGGAGGCAGCGGCGCACCTCGGTGCGAAACACGCCTTGATGGTAAACTCCGGCACCTCCGCAATTATCTGCGCACTGACGGGGGTCGGTATCGGACCGGGAGACGAGGTAATCGTTCCGGGCTATACTTTTATTGCCACTGCCGCTGCTATCGTCGGCGTAGGCGCGATTCCAGTCATAGCAGAAATCGACGATTCGCTCGGCTTAGACATCGCCGATGTGGAACGGAAAATTACACCCCATACGAAAGCGATCTTACCGGTACACATGCAAGGCGTCCCGTGTCGGCTTGAGGCGATCGTGGAACTCGCGAAAAAGCACAATCTCCTGGTCGTTGAGGATTGCTGTCAGTGCGTCGGTGGACAGTATAAGGGGAAATATGCTGGAACATGGGGAGATGCAGGGGCGTGGAGTCTCAACTACTACAAGATAATCTCTTGCGGTGAAGGTGGACTCGTCTTTAGCGATGATTATGATGTCTATGAACGTGCAGCCTTCGCAGCGGAACCCGGTTTGCCGATGTGGATGAGCGATGCTGAATGGCAGAACAAACCTTTTTCCCGGCAGTGCTACCGAACGAGTGAAATTTTGGGTGCGATTGCCCGCGTGCAACTCTCAAAATTAGAGGACATCTTGGGACATACACGCCGACTCAAAAAAGCGTTCACAGCGGAACTCGCTGAGAAACCGAAAGGCTATATCCGACAACACGTGGATGATCCAACCGGTGAATGCGGTATTAGTGCGGCGATTATCGTGCGTGATGTGGAACTCGCCAAAAAGTACTCCGATGCGCTCAGTGCAGAGGGATTAAGAGCAGGTACCGCTTACAATGAAGGGTTCCCCGACAGACATATTTATACCTATTGGGATTCCATCCTCTTCAAGCATTCACCAGACGCTTCTGGGTATCCGTGGAAAGATCCACGCTACAAAGGAGATGTAGAGTATTCGCGGGATATGTGTCCACAGACTTTATCGATTCTCGGTCGTGCGCTACGATTTGGGTTTAACGTGAATATGCAAGAGGAGCACGCGCGATTGATGGCAGCCGCAATCAATAAAGTAGACGATGCCCTCGGCTAA
- a CDS encoding ABC transporter permease yields the protein MNLMECIILGISSLRRNPLRSALTILGIIVGVGSVVSMVSVGDGSSAMVLREIERTGGTKMIEIYKDDWDKQSGTLSRAAGSAVRGKSRWQRNRAEDLETEDAFAILERARGIVNVVAEDDMPGWTVNYKGRTKESRIVASTAGYDRSHNWYPSSGRFFSVEEVEAASSVAVIGSKVAEEVFLDEDPVGKEIKASRQSFRWRGRSGLYEVRLKVIGVMEEKGDAMDTSGWDDRFIIPITTLQQRFKGRDDVERLRVEAVDVDTIPIAIADAKRILGRQHNNTGEEYNYWTATEELATARKVGLVMKALMGGIASIALMVAGIGVMNIMLVSVTDRTKEIGLRKALGATRNDILAQFLVEASVLTLGGGIIGAIAGVFMGQGTAALISRFVWEGSNWPSVISFGTMIIALIVSVAIGVFFGLYPANKAAKLTPVEALRSD from the coding sequence ATGAATTTAATGGAGTGTATTATTTTAGGCATTTCCAGTCTACGGCGGAACCCGCTCCGCTCTGCACTAACGATTTTAGGGATTATCGTCGGTGTCGGTTCTGTTGTCAGTATGGTATCCGTCGGCGACGGATCGAGTGCCATGGTCTTGCGAGAAATTGAAAGGACTGGCGGCACGAAAATGATCGAAATCTATAAAGACGACTGGGACAAACAGTCCGGAACCTTGAGCCGCGCCGCTGGCTCGGCTGTGCGTGGGAAAAGCCGATGGCAGAGGAATCGCGCCGAAGATCTGGAAACCGAAGATGCGTTTGCAATCCTTGAGAGAGCCAGAGGAATCGTCAATGTCGTCGCTGAAGATGATATGCCCGGTTGGACGGTGAATTATAAAGGACGGACAAAAGAATCTCGTATCGTTGCTTCAACTGCGGGATATGATCGTTCGCACAACTGGTACCCGTCAAGCGGTCGGTTTTTTTCAGTGGAAGAAGTAGAAGCGGCGAGTAGCGTCGCTGTTATCGGTTCCAAGGTCGCCGAAGAGGTATTTCTCGACGAAGATCCCGTTGGAAAAGAGATTAAAGCCTCGCGTCAATCATTCCGATGGAGAGGTAGAAGCGGACTTTATGAGGTACGCCTGAAGGTCATCGGTGTCATGGAAGAAAAAGGGGATGCAATGGACACCTCTGGTTGGGATGATCGGTTCATTATCCCGATAACAACGCTGCAACAACGTTTTAAAGGCAGGGACGATGTTGAACGCCTCCGTGTAGAAGCAGTCGACGTGGATACGATTCCGATCGCTATAGCCGATGCCAAACGAATCTTGGGAAGACAACATAACAACACAGGTGAAGAATATAACTATTGGACAGCTACAGAGGAGTTGGCAACTGCCAGAAAAGTGGGTTTAGTCATGAAAGCCCTGATGGGCGGTATCGCCAGCATCGCGCTTATGGTGGCGGGTATCGGTGTGATGAACATCATGCTTGTCTCTGTAACCGACAGGACGAAGGAAATCGGACTCCGTAAAGCACTCGGCGCAACCCGTAACGATATTCTGGCACAGTTTCTGGTTGAAGCATCCGTGCTGACCCTTGGCGGTGGTATTATCGGTGCTATTGCGGGTGTATTCATGGGGCAGGGGACAGCCGCTCTTATTTCCAGGTTCGTCTGGGAAGGAAGCAATTGGCCCTCTGTGATTTCATTCGGAACGATGATTATTGCCTTGATCGTTTCTGTGGCTATTGGTGTTTTCTTCGGGCTTTATCCGGCAAACAAAGCTGCCAAACTTACACCCGTTGAAGCACTCCGTTCCGATTAG
- a CDS encoding MBL fold metallo-hydrolase, producing MKITILGSGTSTGVPEYKCDCETCQDARDVNSKNYRTRSSAHIEKDGKHLQFDLGPNFMDQIVRNRIERIDAVIFTHSHADHVSGTNDIVMPCRKQQMDMPIYGPEQTIGILQRNFDYMFTKETFQGGGVGHLLPNVVDRDKKFELLGFDITPIPVEHGNVDTYGYRIDDFGYLPDVKRLPKASQDLLNGIEVLVIDALSFNPRHPTHLSVGEALEISAALKPRETYFTHIMHRLDHRYFPEQCEEMDIELPDNAYLAYDGQVIQL from the coding sequence ATGAAGATTACGATTTTAGGTTCAGGCACCTCAACAGGCGTTCCAGAGTATAAATGTGACTGCGAAACCTGCCAAGACGCGCGGGATGTTAACTCGAAAAACTACCGGACTCGTTCATCTGCCCATATTGAAAAAGATGGGAAACACCTCCAATTCGACCTCGGGCCTAATTTCATGGATCAGATCGTTCGGAATCGGATTGAGCGGATAGATGCCGTTATCTTCACGCATTCCCATGCCGACCATGTCAGTGGAACGAACGACATCGTAATGCCGTGCCGAAAACAGCAGATGGATATGCCGATCTATGGTCCTGAACAGACGATTGGCATCTTACAACGCAACTTCGATTACATGTTCACAAAGGAAACGTTCCAAGGTGGCGGGGTCGGTCATCTGCTTCCAAATGTTGTTGATCGGGATAAGAAGTTTGAACTGCTCGGTTTTGATATTACACCGATTCCGGTTGAACACGGCAACGTTGACACCTACGGCTACCGGATTGACGACTTCGGGTATCTACCGGATGTGAAACGATTACCGAAAGCGTCACAAGATTTACTGAATGGGATTGAGGTGCTGGTGATTGATGCGCTAAGTTTTAATCCGAGACATCCAACGCATCTTTCGGTGGGTGAAGCTTTGGAAATTAGTGCTGCCCTGAAACCGAGGGAGACCTATTTTACGCACATTATGCACCGACTGGATCATCGGTATTTCCCGGAACAATGTGAAGAGATGGACATCGAACTCCCAGACAATGCTTATCTCGCCTATGATGGACAGGTGATTCAGCTATAG
- a CDS encoding HAD family hydrolase: protein MSDPNPKKAVAFFDVDGTLLKSTIVHYYIWMRSALAPFLLKRLWLIGFLPKIAYYLILDRMSRPRFNEVFYRNYRGMNVAEIKELSTEMFEVYLRPKIFSAAITQIQEHKEQGTAVVFVTGSLDFIVQPIADYLDVDSVLAPQLHEQNGQFTGELTTVPLIGEEKAKAVQAFAEQNGISLEESYAYGDSQSDLPMLECVGNPVVVNPGKTLREKALTSGWEMHEWL from the coding sequence ATGTCAGATCCGAACCCCAAAAAAGCAGTCGCATTTTTTGATGTGGATGGTACCTTATTGAAGTCCACGATCGTCCATTACTATATCTGGATGCGCTCTGCCTTGGCACCATTCCTTCTAAAACGCTTGTGGCTCATTGGGTTCCTCCCAAAAATTGCTTACTACTTGATTTTGGATAGGATGAGTCGTCCGCGTTTCAATGAGGTGTTTTATCGTAACTATCGCGGGATGAATGTTGCCGAGATTAAGGAATTGTCTACAGAAATGTTTGAGGTTTATTTGCGTCCGAAGATCTTCTCTGCCGCGATAACACAAATTCAGGAACACAAGGAGCAAGGCACTGCCGTCGTTTTTGTAACCGGTTCGCTTGATTTTATTGTCCAGCCGATAGCGGACTACCTCGATGTCGATTCTGTATTGGCACCGCAACTTCACGAACAAAACGGACAGTTCACAGGTGAGTTGACAACCGTGCCGCTCATCGGGGAAGAGAAGGCGAAAGCAGTGCAAGCGTTCGCTGAACAAAACGGAATTTCACTGGAAGAAAGCTACGCTTACGGCGACAGTCAATCCGATCTGCCTATGTTGGAATGTGTTGGGAATCCAGTCGTTGTGAACCCAGGAAAAACGCTCCGTGAGAAAGCACTCACATCTGGCTGGGAAATGCACGAATGGTTATAG
- a CDS encoding AMP-binding protein — MCEPLIVGFGKGRLPDFPADPDIILDIIPVDFVVNAILAAAEATARRGGIEVYHVATGTQNPLYFRGIFEATYEYFMKYPMIEDGKPVAVPIWKYPSLEEFQRKLDSRMRLVDLTVQTLGKLPIRAAKRKRRQLVLKQSGIKALLHYIRIYAPYTRTNFEFETEKTQGLYDALSSTEQQRFNFDVSRIHWKRYFQEIHIPGIKRHVLKIEDNTANDTEASSSAKQEKTSSQDDPEESATAPEWIVPKTIVDLIKTQASRIPDRIALQMVNESGWEEYTYAETYTLSRRVAWQLWESGLRKDDHVVLVSENQPEWCIAYLAAVQIGIAVVPLDAQTPAHEILAIAEFTAAKSILASESVLEKSDAEPLLTSGTMLQNINKNCEIVGVPDDMESKSSTPEIPADFPNVEVSPDTVASIIFTMGTTVEAKGAMLTHGGFISNVQAVAKALPPTDTERILSALPLYHALSFSCSLLMALYSGTTATYVNALRPTTLLKTMREAKTTAFIGVPRLFQMLQGTIERQASRADTPGETLAEKARAVMGDEIRVLVSGGAPLSDAIYDGFQKFGMTLYQGYGMTETAPVLSVNPYLKSKRGSVGPAVEGVELQIENPNSNGIGEIIAKGPSTMKGYYQNTDATEKAIRNGWLYTGDLGYMDADDYLYLTGHCKDIIVPASGKNVYPVELEALYRDSSEIISEMCVLGIPYEDGSDTAIHAVIVPTSRDEATKAEIQHHLQTRAKQLPSYQQFHKSHFWDDPLPKTADGSVDRHSLRHSLEAQLKNMADLQADSTADVVGGNSDSRLFRSDIPEEILSTLARLARMPAQQIQQESRLDTDLGLDSLTRLDLLLVLESRLGETIPDARLANLETVSDVVKLIETFPTDTVREKNEPHKDGKPEFRQVPRWYARAFRTVITGIYRNYFSLKCYGLEHIPQGTPYIIMPNHTSHLDTLAVITALGTKAYQLWVLAARDYWFANRFQGWFARTCLNALPIEREGNFTEFLQDLRAANEVMAQNNGLLIFPEGTRSLDGKLQSFQPGVLSLLIYTPNIPVIPAYIEGTYHALPKGQNLPKKHPVRIVFGEPFTFPPKDWGAQDKTPIDPDRYQEFLELAQNRVAELGAMLRQSYK; from the coding sequence ATGTGTGAACCTCTGATCGTCGGTTTTGGGAAAGGGCGACTTCCAGATTTTCCGGCAGATCCGGATATAATTCTCGATATTATCCCTGTCGATTTTGTAGTGAACGCCATCTTGGCAGCCGCTGAGGCGACAGCAAGACGCGGTGGTATTGAAGTGTATCACGTTGCGACGGGGACACAGAATCCGCTCTATTTTCGAGGTATCTTTGAGGCGACCTACGAATATTTTATGAAATATCCAATGATAGAGGATGGAAAACCGGTTGCGGTGCCGATCTGGAAATATCCGAGCTTAGAAGAATTTCAGCGGAAATTGGATAGTCGTATGCGCTTAGTTGACCTTACCGTTCAGACCCTCGGCAAACTTCCGATACGTGCCGCGAAACGGAAACGCCGCCAACTTGTCCTGAAACAGAGCGGTATAAAAGCACTCCTGCATTACATCAGAATCTATGCCCCTTACACACGAACCAATTTTGAATTCGAAACGGAGAAGACACAAGGGCTTTATGACGCGCTTTCATCGACAGAACAGCAGCGTTTTAACTTCGATGTTTCACGGATCCATTGGAAGCGGTATTTCCAAGAGATTCATATCCCGGGCATAAAGAGACATGTGTTGAAGATTGAAGATAACACAGCAAACGATACAGAAGCATCTTCCTCTGCAAAACAGGAGAAGACGAGTTCGCAAGATGATCCCGAAGAGTCCGCTACTGCACCTGAATGGATTGTCCCAAAAACGATCGTAGACCTGATTAAGACACAAGCATCACGAATCCCGGACAGAATTGCGCTGCAGATGGTAAACGAAAGCGGATGGGAAGAGTATACCTACGCAGAGACGTATACCTTGTCGCGCCGAGTCGCGTGGCAGCTATGGGAAAGCGGGTTGCGAAAAGATGACCACGTGGTATTGGTTTCTGAAAATCAGCCCGAATGGTGTATCGCTTACCTTGCGGCTGTTCAGATAGGAATCGCTGTTGTTCCGCTCGACGCGCAAACGCCTGCTCATGAAATTTTGGCAATCGCCGAGTTCACCGCTGCGAAATCGATTTTAGCCTCTGAAAGCGTATTAGAAAAATCCGATGCGGAGCCCCTATTAACATCAGGGACAATGTTACAAAACATCAACAAAAATTGCGAAATTGTGGGGGTTCCCGATGATATGGAGAGCAAATCCTCAACCCCCGAGATTCCTGCCGATTTTCCAAATGTAGAAGTTTCTCCAGACACCGTTGCCTCGATTATCTTTACAATGGGGACCACTGTTGAAGCGAAAGGTGCGATGCTTACACATGGCGGTTTTATTTCTAATGTCCAAGCGGTGGCAAAAGCACTCCCACCAACAGACACAGAGCGGATCCTGTCAGCACTCCCGTTGTATCATGCGTTGAGTTTCTCGTGCAGTTTATTGATGGCACTTTACAGCGGCACGACTGCGACCTACGTCAATGCGCTCCGTCCCACAACACTTCTGAAGACAATGCGTGAGGCGAAGACGACGGCTTTCATTGGCGTTCCACGCCTTTTTCAGATGCTCCAAGGCACAATCGAACGACAAGCATCGCGAGCAGACACACCGGGTGAAACATTGGCAGAAAAAGCACGAGCCGTCATGGGTGATGAAATACGCGTCCTTGTGAGTGGGGGCGCTCCGCTTTCCGATGCGATTTACGATGGATTCCAAAAATTCGGTATGACGCTTTACCAAGGCTACGGAATGACCGAAACAGCACCCGTTCTCAGTGTCAATCCGTATCTAAAAAGTAAACGAGGCTCGGTGGGACCAGCGGTAGAAGGTGTGGAACTTCAGATTGAGAACCCGAATAGCAATGGTATCGGGGAGATTATCGCGAAAGGACCCAGTACGATGAAGGGTTACTATCAGAACACGGATGCTACAGAAAAAGCGATTCGCAATGGATGGCTCTACACGGGTGACTTAGGCTACATGGACGCGGATGACTACCTCTATCTCACTGGGCATTGCAAGGACATTATCGTTCCCGCATCAGGAAAAAATGTCTATCCTGTTGAATTGGAGGCACTCTATCGGGATAGCTCGGAAATCATCTCTGAAATGTGTGTCCTCGGTATCCCCTACGAAGATGGGTCCGATACGGCTATACACGCCGTGATCGTGCCGACATCCCGAGATGAAGCGACGAAAGCAGAGATCCAACACCACCTTCAAACACGAGCAAAGCAACTACCGAGTTACCAACAATTCCACAAATCCCACTTCTGGGATGATCCCCTACCAAAGACTGCGGATGGCAGTGTAGATCGGCATAGTCTAAGGCACAGCTTGGAAGCGCAGCTTAAAAATATGGCAGACCTGCAGGCGGATTCCACGGCAGATGTTGTAGGAGGGAACTCCGATTCCCGACTCTTCAGATCGGATATACCAGAAGAAATCCTCTCTACCCTCGCACGATTGGCACGCATGCCGGCACAGCAAATTCAACAGGAAAGCCGTTTGGATACCGATTTAGGGCTTGATTCACTCACGCGACTTGATCTCCTATTGGTTCTTGAATCGAGACTCGGTGAAACAATTCCTGATGCACGACTCGCTAATTTGGAGACGGTTAGTGATGTTGTCAAATTAATCGAGACGTTCCCTACAGACACTGTGCGCGAGAAAAATGAACCTCACAAAGACGGAAAGCCTGAGTTCAGGCAGGTGCCTCGGTGGTATGCGCGTGCTTTTCGCACCGTGATTACCGGTATCTATCGGAACTATTTTTCATTGAAATGCTATGGGCTTGAGCATATTCCACAGGGCACACCTTATATTATCATGCCGAATCACACCAGCCACCTTGACACATTGGCGGTGATTACTGCGCTCGGAACAAAGGCGTACCAACTCTGGGTGCTCGCCGCTCGGGATTACTGGTTCGCGAACCGTTTTCAAGGCTGGTTTGCTCGGACGTGCCTTAACGCGCTTCCGATAGAACGGGAGGGGAATTTTACTGAATTTCTACAGGATCTCAGGGCGGCGAACGAGGTGATGGCACAAAATAACGGCTTGCTAATTTTCCCCGAAGGCACACGCTCACTTGATGGTAAACTTCAATCTTTCCAACCCGGGGTACTCAGTTTGCTCATCTACACTCCTAACATCCCGGTCATACCGGCTTACATTGAAGGGACCTACCACGCGTTGCCGAAGGGACAGAACTTACCTAAGAAGCATCCGGTTCGTATCGTTTTTGGTGAACCGTTTACCTTCCCACCGAAGGATTGGGGAGCGCAGGACAAAACACCTATTGACCCTGATAGATACCAAGAATTCTTGGAATTGGCACAAAATCGAGTTGCAGAACTTGGGGCAATGCTTAGACAATCCTATAAGTAG